From Fibrobacter sp., a single genomic window includes:
- the nuoL gene encoding NADH-quinone oxidoreductase subunit L codes for MTNLPLWFIPLFPLIGTILLGTIAVASSGSKKGPSEGFVGALAVMFPVLAFASVVLLSVGMPQEGIRSTLCNWIDIPMFKVDIGFLFDGLTRIMLLFITGIGSLIALYSIGYMHGDRGFARFFAYINLFMFSMITLVLSDSLLLTFLGWEGVGLCSYLLIGFWNHDVNNCKAANKAFIVNRVGDIGFLLGMLVLVTLGGSNILNYDALRGFMQMILGAGQAEIVLPILSLAGILFFIGCTGKSAQIPLLTWLPDAMAGPTPVSALIHAATMVTSGVYLLARLSTMFAALPVVLDIITVVGMLTAFWAAVAGLFQNDIKKVLAYSTISQLGYMFMAAGVAAFDASIFHVFTHAFFKAALFLGAGAVIHSLAGEQDMRKMGGLLKKTPVTACVMIFAFLAIIGVPGFAGFWSKDLILEKLYVSGPMGPFFYGVGLLTAVITAVYMSRLIIMTFFGKYRGSEESEHHIHEAPACMLFPMVVLAVGAIFSGYFWAESLGITTFEQALEPVVGAAQASVLHSAAHVNPMVFAGLGTAAAVLGIIIAFAVFGKRIPAATNSTRPEGYKATWTFLFDIIHGWFITLTNIVAWIVENIVDNLVQFVQWLVASIASILGDGAAAFQVRKVRLQIALSLAGVVALVLVVLLTGGLI; via the coding sequence ATGACAAATTTACCGCTTTGGTTCATTCCTCTGTTCCCGCTTATCGGAACTATCCTGCTCGGCACTATCGCCGTTGCATCTTCCGGTAGCAAGAAGGGCCCGTCCGAAGGCTTCGTTGGCGCTCTGGCTGTGATGTTCCCGGTTCTTGCCTTTGCAAGTGTCGTGCTCCTCTCCGTCGGCATGCCCCAGGAAGGCATTCGCTCCACCCTTTGCAACTGGATCGATATTCCCATGTTCAAGGTGGACATCGGCTTCCTGTTCGATGGTCTTACCCGCATCATGCTCCTGTTCATCACAGGTATCGGTTCCCTGATTGCGCTGTACTCCATTGGTTACATGCACGGTGACCGCGGCTTTGCCCGCTTCTTCGCCTACATCAACCTGTTCATGTTCAGCATGATCACCCTGGTTCTTTCCGACAGCTTGCTCCTGACCTTCCTCGGTTGGGAAGGTGTGGGTCTCTGCTCCTACCTGCTCATCGGTTTCTGGAACCACGACGTCAACAACTGCAAGGCTGCAAATAAGGCCTTCATTGTGAACCGCGTGGGTGACATCGGCTTCCTCCTTGGCATGCTGGTGCTCGTTACCCTGGGTGGCTCTAACATTCTTAACTACGACGCTCTCCGTGGCTTCATGCAGATGATCCTCGGTGCAGGCCAGGCCGAAATCGTTCTTCCGATTCTGAGCCTTGCCGGTATCCTGTTCTTCATCGGCTGCACCGGTAAGTCTGCTCAGATTCCTCTTCTGACCTGGTTGCCCGATGCAATGGCTGGTCCGACCCCGGTTTCTGCACTTATCCATGCTGCAACCATGGTGACCTCTGGCGTCTACCTGCTTGCTCGTCTTTCTACCATGTTCGCCGCTCTCCCGGTTGTCCTTGACATCATTACCGTGGTGGGTATGCTCACTGCCTTCTGGGCAGCTGTGGCTGGCCTCTTCCAGAACGACATCAAGAAGGTTCTTGCTTACTCTACCATTTCTCAGTTGGGCTATATGTTCATGGCCGCTGGCGTTGCCGCCTTCGATGCCTCCATCTTCCACGTGTTTACCCACGCCTTCTTCAAGGCCGCCCTCTTCCTGGGTGCAGGTGCAGTGATTCACTCCCTGGCTGGTGAACAGGATATGCGCAAGATGGGCGGTCTTCTCAAGAAGACTCCGGTTACCGCATGCGTCATGATCTTTGCCTTCCTTGCTATTATTGGTGTCCCGGGTTTTGCAGGTTTCTGGTCTAAGGACCTGATTCTCGAAAAGCTCTATGTGAGCGGCCCCATGGGTCCCTTCTTCTATGGTGTAGGCCTCCTGACCGCTGTGATTACCGCAGTCTACATGAGCCGCCTCATCATCATGACCTTCTTTGGAAAGTATCGTGGTTCCGAAGAAAGCGAACACCATATTCACGAAGCTCCGGCCTGCATGCTCTTCCCCATGGTGGTGCTTGCAGTTGGCGCAATCTTCTCCGGTTACTTCTGGGCCGAATCCCTGGGTATCACTACCTTCGAACAGGCTCTCGAACCGGTTGTGGGTGCTGCACAGGCTTCTGTGCTCCACAGCGCAGCTCACGTGAACCCCATGGTCTTTGCCGGTCTTGGCACTGCCGCAGCTGTTCTCGGTATCATCATCGCCTTCGCAGTCTTTGGCAAGCGCATTCCGGCTGCTACCAATAGCACTCGTCCCGAAGGCTACAAGGCTACTTGGACCTTCCTGTTCGATATCATCCACGGTTGGTTCATTACCCTTACAAACATTGTTGCCTGGATTGTTGAAAATATCGTGGACAACCTGGTTCAGTTTGTCCAGTGGTTGGTTGCAAGTATCGCCTCTATCCTGGGCGATGGCGCTGCCGCATTCCAGGTCCGCAAGGTCCGCCTGCAGATTGCTCTTAGCCTCGCAGGTGTGGTAGCCCTTGTGCTTGTTGTTCTTCTGACTGGAGGTTTGATCTAA
- a CDS encoding NADH-quinone oxidoreductase subunit N, with product MANIINLLPVILVAAGALVCLAAEPFVKDDNKQKVLPWVATLFLALAAGAYTLVGSDTFFNLYAMDPVRRLLGAAVVLCGFLGVAGMQWTLGHEKFKGGEAYGLMLLATVGALLMTQAIDFLALFLGMELASFPIYALVGLRRKNENASEGAFKYFVSGSIFSAIFLYGVALVYGATGTTHFFGTILPGREALFVLGSFLAVIGLLFKAGAAPVHFWVADVYTGASVAVTGFMAAVVKVGALAALASVWLGILVTKAGTAAAWNLAEPVTIGSQSKALYLVVVIVAVLSITYGAFGGLAQKSIRRILAYSAVMNAGFIVIGLLLPNYAANGTVQMGAMFYFLVTYAIGSAGALAGVAYLAGRDDRNETLEAIQGRGRKRPFVALGVTVCLASLAGLPPAAGFLAKFSLFSQAWAGDLGWLAAFAFALSLVAAVFYLRIAYALFMPLPADAECKCVCSKSAPFSYLLKFGVAVAAIILLVLGVLPKFALIV from the coding sequence ATGGCTAATATCATCAATCTCTTGCCGGTCATTCTGGTTGCCGCAGGCGCTCTCGTCTGCCTGGCTGCAGAACCCTTTGTCAAGGACGATAACAAGCAGAAGGTGCTTCCCTGGGTTGCAACCCTGTTCCTCGCCCTTGCCGCTGGTGCCTACACTCTGGTAGGTTCCGATACATTCTTTAACCTGTATGCCATGGATCCTGTCCGCCGCCTGCTCGGTGCCGCAGTCGTCCTTTGCGGCTTCCTCGGTGTTGCCGGCATGCAGTGGACCTTGGGTCACGAAAAGTTCAAGGGTGGCGAAGCCTACGGCCTTATGCTGTTGGCAACCGTCGGTGCCTTGCTCATGACTCAGGCTATCGACTTCCTGGCCTTGTTCCTGGGTATGGAACTAGCTAGCTTCCCGATCTACGCTCTGGTTGGTCTCCGCCGCAAGAACGAAAACGCAAGCGAAGGTGCCTTCAAGTACTTCGTTTCCGGTTCCATCTTCAGCGCAATCTTCCTCTACGGCGTGGCTCTGGTCTACGGCGCAACTGGTACCACCCACTTCTTCGGAACCATCCTTCCGGGTCGTGAAGCCCTGTTCGTGCTGGGTTCCTTCCTTGCTGTCATTGGCCTGCTCTTTAAGGCTGGTGCCGCTCCGGTCCACTTCTGGGTGGCCGATGTCTACACCGGTGCCTCTGTGGCTGTGACCGGCTTTATGGCCGCTGTTGTCAAGGTTGGCGCTCTTGCCGCTCTCGCTTCCGTGTGGCTTGGCATCTTGGTTACCAAGGCTGGCACCGCTGCCGCCTGGAACCTTGCTGAACCGGTGACCATTGGTTCCCAGTCCAAGGCCCTGTACCTTGTGGTGGTGATCGTTGCCGTGCTCTCCATTACCTACGGTGCATTCGGTGGCCTGGCACAGAAGTCTATCCGCCGCATCTTGGCTTACTCCGCCGTGATGAACGCTGGCTTTATCGTAATCGGCCTGTTGCTTCCCAACTACGCCGCTAACGGTACCGTCCAGATGGGTGCCATGTTCTACTTCCTGGTGACTTACGCCATCGGTTCCGCAGGCGCTCTCGCAGGCGTTGCTTACCTGGCTGGTCGCGACGACCGCAACGAAACTTTGGAAGCTATCCAGGGTCGTGGCCGCAAGCGTCCCTTCGTGGCACTGGGTGTTACCGTCTGCTTGGCAAGTCTCGCTGGCCTTCCGCCTGCAGCAGGTTTCCTGGCCAAGTTCAGCCTGTTCTCTCAGGCATGGGCTGGTGACCTCGGCTGGCTCGCAGCATTCGCCTTTGCACTTTCTCTGGTGGCTGCTGTGTTCTACCTGCGCATCGCCTACGCCCTGTTCATGCCGCTGCCGGCTGATGCAGAATGCAAGTGCGTTTGCTCCAAGAGCGCTCCCTTCAGCTATCTGCTGAAGTTCGGTGTTGCCGTTGCAGCAATCATCCTGCTGGTTCTTGGCGTTCTGCCCAAGTTCGCCCTGATTGTGTAA
- a CDS encoding NADH-quinone oxidoreductase subunit J, with protein sequence MLALIYFIILGVIAVGSALCVLLSKHPLYGALSLILSMLSLAGIYGLLGSPFIGVVQIMVYAGAIIMLLTFVIMVLNAGKDNKTPMFDKVSLFVVPAVFVLTGLVGFVLIRSGIAFDATTVRGSVKLTSETLFNVAQTGPGYFILFEVIGLLLLSAMASAVLMAKKRLGTDEEAK encoded by the coding sequence ATGCTCGCATTGATTTACTTCATCATCCTGGGAGTTATCGCCGTGGGTTCCGCTCTCTGCGTTCTCCTTTCCAAGCACCCTCTTTACGGTGCCCTTTCCCTGATTCTTTCCATGCTGTCTCTTGCAGGCATCTATGGCCTTCTGGGTAGCCCCTTCATTGGTGTTGTTCAGATCATGGTTTATGCCGGTGCAATCATCATGCTACTCACTTTCGTGATCATGGTGCTCAATGCAGGCAAGGACAACAAGACTCCCATGTTCGACAAGGTTTCCCTGTTCGTGGTTCCGGCGGTGTTCGTGCTGACCGGCCTCGTGGGTTTCGTTCTGATCCGCTCTGGTATCGCCTTTGACGCTACCACTGTTCGCGGCTCCGTGAAGCTCACCTCCGAAACTCTGTTCAACGTGGCTCAGACTGGTCCGGGTTACTTCATTCTGTTCGAAGTTATCGGCCTTCTTCTGCTGTCTGCAATGGCTTCCGCCGTTCTCATGGCCAAGAAGCGTCTCGGTACCGACGAGGAGGCTAAATAA
- the nuoK gene encoding NADH-quinone oxidoreductase subunit NuoK — MELQAIYVQILALVIFAIGLIVAISRRNIFFVLMGVELALNAVNLAFVGFAKTLPAAASVTGQIVPLFTIAVAAAEACVGLAMVIMIFRNRESVDADTYTNLKG; from the coding sequence ATGGAACTCCAAGCTATTTACGTTCAGATCCTGGCTCTGGTGATTTTCGCCATCGGCTTGATCGTGGCAATTTCTCGCCGCAACATCTTCTTTGTGCTCATGGGCGTTGAACTGGCCCTGAACGCAGTGAACCTGGCTTTCGTAGGCTTTGCAAAGACTCTGCCTGCTGCAGCCAGTGTTACTGGTCAGATCGTTCCGCTGTTCACTATCGCAGTCGCTGCAGCAGAAGCTTGCGTCGGCCTCGCCATGGTGATCATGATTTTCCGTAACCGTGAAAGCGTTGACGCTGACACATACACAAACTTGAAGGGGTAA
- a CDS encoding NADH-quinone oxidoreductase subunit I: MARVIKQKPMTWVERLYIYECFRGLFTTLKHAARGLFRYEELPTISYPEGQPEVRNTYRAKHRLMLRPDGTPRCVACGMCAAACPAHCIFIEATQSDDPRIEKRVMRFDIDHLVCVFCGLCAEACPVDALRMDTKQIVFEHRKREDFVAHLEDLTNWDPKDYPEDAQSQMAPGGTKNAEARKVWGMEVK, encoded by the coding sequence ATGGCTCGCGTTATTAAACAGAAACCCATGACTTGGGTAGAACGCCTCTACATTTACGAATGTTTCCGTGGCTTGTTCACTACCCTTAAGCATGCTGCCCGCGGCTTGTTCCGTTACGAAGAGCTGCCCACCATTTCCTATCCGGAAGGCCAGCCCGAAGTTCGCAACACCTACCGTGCCAAGCATCGTTTGATGCTTCGCCCCGATGGTACTCCCCGTTGCGTGGCTTGCGGCATGTGCGCTGCAGCTTGCCCTGCACACTGTATTTTCATCGAAGCAACTCAGTCCGATGATCCTCGTATCGAAAAGCGCGTCATGCGCTTTGACATCGACCACCTGGTCTGCGTGTTCTGCGGCCTTTGCGCAGAAGCCTGCCCGGTAGATGCTCTCCGCATGGATACCAAGCAGATTGTCTTCGAACATCGTAAGCGCGAAGATTTCGTGGCTCATCTCGAAGATCTCACCAACTGGGATCCCAAGGACTACCCCGAAGATGCTCAGAGCCAGATGGCTCCGGGCGGTACCAAGAATGCCGAAGCCCGCAAGGTCTGGGGCATGGAGGTTAAGTAA
- a CDS encoding NADH-quinone oxidoreductase subunit M yields the protein MLLHLLVLAPFVAAILMVATSKEDPKSASRLAFLFGLAFLGMSVALIAGGNQATEPMEWFKVPGAKGPVYYYLYSHGLGAWMVLLSTGLSLVALITARNTTCKNYRNFAIGIFALMGAMNGTFLAADAVLFFFFFEAMVIPAAVLIAGFGGKEKSKAAMTFAIYTLVGSAPMMVALWYMLTKADNSLLLSMAVALQSMDPAAQKAVLVSFLLAFMVKTPIFPFHGWQAISYSEAPAPLSAILTGAMSKAGVFGFIAWVLPIFPLSMDIVGTMMWLGLVTAVYGALMALRAKDAKKLLAFSSMGHLGLAVAGVFSLSEAMLPAVLVLLVAHGISAGAQFLLMGIGERMTGTRDLEKLGGLARVTPVFGSLFGFMAVLALAIPGTAGFVGEFTVLMSLWDMGPLPALVAGLCIILSAAYMLRFVQKVIFGEQKCEVTGTRMTALEGSSIGIMGVLLLVFGMHPAFITNALHLFDEQAIESMAKMSPTANASMEAAKASAAAQEAAAQAPAAADETEENIAEVAQPMSEEDFKQLDENLKANGFSDEERANLIAQLKAMETADAEAAPEAAAQEGGN from the coding sequence ATGCTTCTGCATCTCCTCGTCTTAGCACCGTTCGTTGCCGCTATCCTCATGGTGGCAACTTCCAAGGAAGATCCCAAGTCCGCTTCTCGACTGGCCTTCCTCTTCGGCCTTGCCTTCCTTGGCATGTCCGTTGCTCTTATCGCCGGCGGCAACCAGGCTACCGAACCTATGGAATGGTTCAAGGTTCCTGGTGCAAAGGGTCCGGTTTACTACTATCTCTATAGCCATGGTCTTGGAGCCTGGATGGTTCTCCTCTCTACCGGTCTTTCTCTGGTAGCCTTGATTACCGCCCGTAACACCACCTGCAAGAACTACCGCAACTTCGCTATCGGTATTTTCGCCTTGATGGGTGCCATGAACGGTACCTTCCTGGCTGCCGATGCTGTGCTGTTCTTCTTCTTCTTCGAAGCCATGGTGATTCCCGCTGCCGTGCTGATTGCCGGTTTTGGCGGCAAGGAAAAGTCCAAGGCCGCAATGACCTTTGCCATCTACACCCTGGTGGGCTCCGCTCCCATGATGGTGGCTCTTTGGTACATGCTGACCAAGGCTGACAACTCCTTGCTCCTTTCCATGGCCGTTGCTCTCCAGAGCATGGATCCCGCTGCCCAGAAGGCCGTTCTCGTTAGCTTCCTCCTGGCATTCATGGTAAAAACTCCGATCTTCCCGTTCCACGGCTGGCAGGCAATTTCTTACTCCGAAGCTCCCGCTCCTCTCTCTGCAATCCTTACCGGTGCAATGAGTAAGGCTGGTGTGTTCGGCTTTATCGCCTGGGTTCTCCCGATTTTCCCGCTCTCCATGGATATCGTTGGTACCATGATGTGGCTGGGTCTCGTGACTGCTGTTTACGGCGCTCTCATGGCTCTCCGTGCTAAGGATGCCAAGAAGCTTTTGGCCTTCAGCTCCATGGGTCACCTTGGTCTCGCTGTGGCTGGCGTGTTCAGCCTCTCCGAAGCAATGCTTCCCGCTGTTCTCGTGCTCCTGGTTGCTCACGGTATTTCCGCTGGCGCCCAGTTCTTGCTCATGGGTATCGGCGAACGCATGACCGGCACTCGCGACCTCGAAAAGCTTGGTGGCCTTGCCCGTGTTACTCCGGTGTTCGGCTCCCTGTTCGGCTTCATGGCCGTACTTGCTCTTGCCATTCCGGGTACTGCAGGCTTCGTTGGTGAATTCACCGTTCTTATGTCTCTCTGGGACATGGGTCCGCTGCCCGCTCTGGTTGCTGGTCTTTGCATCATCCTGTCTGCCGCCTACATGCTCCGCTTTGTTCAGAAGGTTATCTTCGGTGAACAGAAGTGCGAAGTTACCGGCACCCGCATGACTGCCCTGGAAGGTTCCTCCATCGGCATCATGGGCGTTCTGCTCCTGGTGTTCGGTATGCATCCGGCATTCATCACCAATGCTCTCCACTTGTTCGATGAACAGGCTATCGAAAGCATGGCCAAGATGAGCCCCACTGCAAACGCCAGCATGGAAGCAGCCAAGGCTTCCGCTGCCGCTCAGGAAGCTGCTGCTCAGGCTCCTGCCGCAGCCGACGAAACTGAAGAAAACATTGCCGAAGTTGCCCAGCCCATGTCTGAAGAAGACTTCAAGCAGCTGGACGAAAACCTGAAGGCAAACGGCTTTAGCGATGAGGAACGCGCAAACCTGATCGCTCAGCTCAAGGCTATGGAAACTGCCGATGCTGAAGCCGCTCCTGAGGCTGCCGCTCAAGAAGGAGGTAACTAA
- a CDS encoding NADH-quinone oxidoreductase subunit H, which produces MDIIESKSWVEWLITIAKFAFCFVPVLYILLLIPMERRGAGFMQDRQGPNRSYIKIPYFGRIRLLGYVQNMCDGAKLFFKEMFAPKGASKFLYYVAPAIPFAIVFLSPCVIPWFGPLAFEWGGKAVNISGSILDSEVGILLLFGFSSLSAYGAVLAGWASKSKYSYLGSLRTTAMTISYEVCQGLSMMGLLVLAGSFSLTDIVSWQEHHVWGIVAQPVAFFCFLIATIAETGRAPFDVAEGEPELVAGYHTEYGAMQFGLFYMGEYSHICISSLLVATLFLGGYSVPFVTTETMQAHMGGSLAILCWVLAFFALAFLHMIYRYSRKLAASKQSNKMVILQEYKLYKLVAWVAALVFIAAGVCSWMFYSPAQSVIDGQLVNTLGAALGTAAIHLLVLVIKSVFFCWVWIWVRWTLPRFRYDHVMHLGWKIILNIAILNLIVTAVVAKLLGGN; this is translated from the coding sequence ATGGATATCATCGAATCCAAATCCTGGGTTGAATGGCTGATCACGATTGCGAAGTTCGCCTTCTGCTTCGTGCCGGTCCTTTACATCCTCCTGTTGATTCCCATGGAACGCCGCGGCGCCGGCTTCATGCAGGACCGTCAGGGCCCGAACCGTTCTTACATCAAGATCCCGTATTTCGGTCGTATCCGTTTGCTGGGTTATGTACAGAACATGTGCGATGGTGCCAAGCTGTTCTTCAAGGAAATGTTCGCTCCCAAGGGCGCAAGCAAGTTCCTTTATTACGTGGCTCCCGCAATTCCGTTCGCCATCGTGTTCCTTTCCCCGTGTGTCATTCCGTGGTTTGGTCCTCTGGCATTTGAATGGGGTGGCAAGGCCGTGAACATCTCCGGTTCCATTCTGGATTCCGAAGTGGGTATCCTGCTTCTCTTCGGTTTCTCCTCCCTGTCTGCCTACGGTGCAGTCCTCGCTGGTTGGGCTTCCAAGTCCAAGTACAGCTACCTGGGCTCTCTCCGTACCACAGCAATGACCATCAGCTACGAAGTCTGCCAGGGTCTTTCCATGATGGGCCTTCTGGTGCTCGCAGGCTCCTTCAGCCTCACCGACATCGTGAGCTGGCAGGAACACCACGTCTGGGGTATCGTTGCCCAGCCGGTGGCATTCTTCTGCTTCCTCATTGCAACTATCGCAGAAACTGGTCGTGCACCGTTTGACGTTGCCGAAGGCGAACCGGAACTGGTTGCTGGTTACCATACCGAATATGGTGCTATGCAGTTCGGTCTCTTCTACATGGGTGAATACTCCCACATCTGCATTAGCTCCCTCCTGGTGGCAACCCTCTTCCTGGGTGGCTACTCTGTTCCGTTCGTTACCACCGAGACCATGCAGGCTCACATGGGCGGCTCTCTGGCCATCCTCTGCTGGGTGCTTGCATTCTTCGCTCTCGCCTTCCTCCACATGATTTACCGCTACTCCAGAAAGCTCGCCGCTTCCAAGCAGAGCAACAAGATGGTTATCCTTCAGGAATACAAGCTGTACAAGCTGGTTGCCTGGGTTGCCGCTCTCGTGTTCATCGCTGCTGGCGTTTGCTCCTGGATGTTCTACAGCCCGGCACAGTCCGTCATCGACGGCCAGTTGGTCAATACCTTGGGTGCTGCCCTCGGTACTGCAGCCATCCACCTGCTGGTGCTTGTGATTAAGAGCGTGTTCTTCTGCTGGGTATGGATTTGGGTCCGCTGGACTCTTCCGCGCTTCCGTTATGACCACGTGATGCACCTGGGCTGGAAGATTATCCTTAACATCGCTATCCTGAACCTCATTGTGACCGCCGTTGTCGCAAAGCTTTTGGGAGGTAACTAA
- a CDS encoding 2Fe-2S iron-sulfur cluster-binding protein, which translates to MSNFYNMPKLPTENSPKVEIFVDDKAVMVPGDTNLLEALKAVGIETPHVCYHPYLPVSGNCRQCLVEQEGPRGRMLVIACYTPVAPGMKIYTPASSARVKNARKATQEFMLVNHPLDCPICDKAGECTLQENYMEAGQNEGRMRPEYGKNYHGNPAHQFIDNKGQVRGGKHVDIGPRIWLDEERCVQCDRCVRFMRTIAKDEQLQLAGRADHTYISTFPGEKLDHEYDLCVTDVCPTGAMTAKYFRFQKRVWLLSHTPTISMDDSLGANIWLDHADGKIYRMMPRCNPEVNRSWLSNTSRLAFQTFGENRLPAMGLNVIKESLASASGKIALVAGGECTIEDLAALRMLKESLGDKAQVFGGTLKPKAEPDGIAKSGDPMANRAGFKLLGLPDDNLNELVQNASQFSVLVTVNNDLFGEGNGSVDALSKIPTRIALSAFNNDTAGEATLAYGIKHWSEVQGSMVNCLGILQKLNAAPTCPSAELRPAYEVLSELAGTPFTCAMDAFKKAAEYAPALAGLAYDTIKSTGLHLEGGNA; encoded by the coding sequence ATGAGTAACTTCTATAACATGCCGAAACTTCCGACCGAAAACAGCCCGAAGGTGGAAATCTTCGTGGATGATAAGGCCGTCATGGTTCCCGGCGATACAAACCTCCTCGAAGCCCTCAAGGCTGTCGGGATTGAAACTCCTCACGTCTGTTACCATCCGTATCTTCCGGTTTCCGGTAACTGCCGTCAGTGCCTGGTCGAACAGGAAGGCCCCCGCGGCCGTATGCTGGTGATCGCCTGCTATACTCCTGTTGCCCCTGGCATGAAGATCTATACTCCTGCATCCTCTGCTCGCGTAAAGAACGCCCGCAAGGCTACCCAGGAATTCATGCTGGTGAATCATCCGCTGGATTGCCCCATCTGCGACAAGGCTGGCGAATGCACCCTGCAGGAAAACTACATGGAAGCTGGCCAGAACGAAGGCCGCATGCGTCCGGAATACGGTAAGAACTACCATGGTAATCCGGCTCACCAGTTCATTGACAACAAGGGTCAGGTTCGCGGTGGTAAGCATGTGGACATCGGCCCCCGCATTTGGCTCGACGAAGAACGTTGCGTTCAGTGCGATCGCTGCGTACGCTTTATGCGCACCATCGCTAAAGACGAACAGCTCCAGCTGGCTGGCCGTGCCGACCACACCTACATCTCTACTTTCCCTGGCGAAAAGCTGGACCACGAATACGACCTCTGCGTCACCGACGTGTGCCCCACTGGCGCCATGACTGCTAAGTACTTCCGTTTCCAGAAGCGCGTATGGCTCTTGAGCCACACCCCGACCATCTCCATGGATGACTCCCTGGGTGCAAACATCTGGCTGGATCACGCCGATGGCAAGATCTACCGTATGATGCCGCGTTGCAATCCGGAAGTGAACCGTAGCTGGCTTTCCAATACTAGCCGTCTCGCTTTCCAGACCTTCGGTGAAAATCGTCTCCCGGCAATGGGTCTGAACGTCATTAAGGAATCCCTCGCTTCTGCATCCGGCAAGATTGCCTTGGTTGCTGGCGGCGAATGCACCATCGAAGACTTGGCTGCACTCCGCATGTTGAAGGAATCCCTTGGCGACAAGGCTCAGGTATTTGGCGGCACTCTCAAGCCGAAGGCCGAACCCGATGGCATTGCAAAGAGCGGCGACCCCATGGCAAACCGCGCTGGCTTCAAGCTGCTTGGTCTCCCGGATGACAATCTGAATGAACTCGTGCAGAATGCAAGTCAGTTCTCTGTCCTCGTGACTGTGAACAACGACCTCTTCGGCGAAGGCAATGGCTCTGTGGACGCTCTTTCCAAGATCCCCACCCGCATTGCTCTTTCCGCTTTCAATAACGACACCGCTGGCGAAGCTACTCTCGCTTACGGTATCAAGCACTGGAGTGAAGTCCAGGGCTCCATGGTCAACTGCCTGGGTATCCTCCAGAAGTTGAACGCAGCTCCGACCTGCCCCAGCGCTGAACTCCGCCCGGCCTACGAAGTTCTTTCTGAACTCGCCGGAACGCCTTTCACCTGCGCAATGGACGCCTTCAAGAAGGCTGCCGAATACGCACCGGCATTGGCTGGCCTTGCATACGACACCATCAAGAGCACTGGTCTGCATCTTGAAGGAGGTAACGCATAA